One genomic region from Polynucleobacter sp. MWH-P3-07-1 encodes:
- the msbA gene encoding lipid A export permease/ATP-binding protein MsbA, giving the protein MNAQDRTALNRLIQYLRPHIRLIMGSLLAMAVVAGAETSIPALMKPLLDRGFTGQLNSKLWQVPIFLIGLAMVRSLAQFLSNYLLTCVINSVLLKLREQMFETLLHARTVFFQKNSASILINAVVFEVNNVLSVMGGMLISLVRDSLTVIGLMGYLIYLNWRLTLVVLIIFPIIALIMSKINRRLRSLNREQQGLTSDLAYIVEESAAGYKIVKVHGAHEYEMRRFKEKAERLRQFALKSAVAGGLNQPITQLIASMALSVVLVIALMQSATEGTTVGGFAAFITAMMLVISPLKHLADINQPLQRGLTAAEMIFGMMDEPIEEDESRKANMQSLDKAKGAIRFEDVGFSYEQEVGRQDALRHINLSIQPGEIVAFVGPSGGGKSTLVSLLPRFFKPTSGEIFLDNIPLENIALADLRKQLAFVSQDVILFNDSVAANVAYGAVASEGIDRGRVIEALEAANLGALMKELPEGIDTMIGDNGNRLSGGQRQRLAIARAIYKNAPILILDEATSALDSESERQVQDALERLMAGRTTLVIAHRLSTIEHADRIVVLDQGQVVENGSHEDLIKQDGLYANLHRIQFSNA; this is encoded by the coding sequence ATGAATGCTCAAGACCGTACCGCCCTAAACCGCTTAATTCAGTATCTCAGACCGCATATTCGCTTGATTATGGGTTCCTTATTAGCCATGGCAGTGGTTGCTGGAGCCGAGACTTCGATCCCTGCCTTGATGAAGCCATTGCTCGATCGGGGCTTTACTGGGCAACTCAACTCTAAGCTCTGGCAGGTGCCAATTTTCTTGATTGGTCTAGCTATGGTGAGAAGTCTGGCACAGTTTCTCTCCAACTACTTGCTCACTTGTGTCATTAACTCAGTCTTACTCAAACTACGTGAGCAAATGTTTGAGACTCTATTGCATGCCCGAACAGTTTTTTTCCAGAAGAACTCTGCCTCGATTCTGATCAACGCTGTAGTCTTCGAAGTGAACAATGTACTCTCCGTTATGGGAGGTATGTTAATCAGTCTGGTGAGAGACTCTTTGACCGTGATTGGTTTAATGGGTTATTTGATTTACCTCAACTGGCGCTTGACATTGGTGGTTTTAATTATTTTCCCAATCATTGCTTTGATCATGAGCAAGATTAATCGACGTCTGCGCTCGCTTAACCGTGAGCAGCAAGGCCTAACCAGTGATTTGGCTTATATCGTTGAAGAGTCTGCAGCAGGTTACAAAATCGTTAAGGTACATGGTGCCCATGAGTATGAGATGCGCCGCTTTAAAGAGAAGGCGGAACGCTTGCGCCAATTTGCGCTGAAATCTGCTGTGGCAGGTGGCCTGAATCAACCGATCACGCAACTGATCGCCTCTATGGCGCTCTCGGTCGTATTGGTGATTGCCTTGATGCAATCCGCTACCGAAGGTACTACTGTGGGTGGATTTGCAGCCTTCATTACAGCCATGATGTTGGTGATATCCCCCTTGAAGCATTTGGCTGATATCAATCAGCCTTTACAGCGGGGCTTGACCGCTGCAGAAATGATTTTTGGCATGATGGATGAACCCATTGAAGAAGACGAGTCCCGCAAAGCCAACATGCAGTCATTGGATAAAGCCAAAGGTGCAATTCGGTTTGAGGATGTTGGTTTCTCTTATGAGCAAGAAGTCGGACGCCAAGATGCTTTGCGTCATATCAATTTATCGATTCAGCCAGGAGAGATTGTGGCTTTCGTAGGCCCATCTGGTGGTGGTAAGTCAACCTTAGTCAGCTTGCTGCCTCGATTCTTTAAGCCGACTAGCGGTGAAATTTTCTTAGACAATATCCCGCTGGAAAATATTGCTTTAGCTGATCTTCGTAAGCAGCTCGCCTTTGTGAGTCAGGACGTGATTTTATTTAATGACTCGGTTGCCGCAAACGTTGCTTATGGTGCTGTGGCAAGCGAAGGCATTGACCGTGGCCGTGTGATTGAAGCGCTTGAGGCGGCCAATCTAGGTGCCCTCATGAAAGAGTTGCCAGAAGGCATTGATACCATGATTGGCGATAATGGTAATCGACTCTCTGGTGGTCAGCGCCAACGTCTCGCCATTGCGAGAGCGATCTATAAAAATGCCCCAATTTTGATTTTGGATGAGGCAACTTCTGCCTTAGATTCTGAATCTGAGCGCCAAGTTCAAGATGCATTAGAGCGATTGATGGCTGGCAGAACCACGCTAGTGATTGCTCATCGTCTCTCAACGATTGAACACGCGGATCGTATTGTGGTGCTAGATCAAGGCCAAGTGGTCGAAAATGGTTCGCATGAAGATCTGATCAAGCAAGATGGTTTGTATGCCAATCTGCATCGTATTCAGTTCTCGAATGCCTGA
- the nadD gene encoding nicotinate (nicotinamide) nucleotide adenylyltransferase, producing the protein MGTLKKIGVLGGTFDPPHLGHLKLATHFAKLFQLDALLLIPSGHPWQKENVITSASVRLRLTEAAAIDLARAFLYLQIPTRVGIDQIEVDRPGPSYAIDTAKELRQRFGAEANLIWLMGADAFTNLPTWKHWQDLLSFMNFAVASRPEHSIETELTPVLAELLAEHQCLSPAELENHPCGEIFIDDTLAVDVSSTALREQLQNPATYDLATASIPSHALEIISNLGLYK; encoded by the coding sequence ATGGGTACTTTGAAAAAGATTGGGGTACTAGGGGGCACTTTTGACCCCCCTCATCTTGGGCATTTAAAGCTCGCCACCCACTTTGCGAAATTATTTCAGCTCGATGCGCTATTGCTAATCCCCAGCGGTCATCCTTGGCAAAAAGAAAACGTCATTACCTCAGCGAGCGTCCGTTTACGTTTAACTGAAGCAGCAGCGATTGATTTGGCCCGCGCTTTTTTATATCTGCAAATCCCAACCCGAGTTGGCATCGATCAAATTGAAGTAGATCGTCCGGGCCCAAGCTATGCCATTGATACTGCCAAAGAACTGCGTCAACGCTTTGGCGCCGAAGCGAATTTGATTTGGTTAATGGGTGCCGATGCATTCACTAATTTACCAACCTGGAAGCATTGGCAAGACTTATTAAGCTTTATGAATTTTGCCGTTGCCAGTCGCCCTGAGCATTCGATTGAGACAGAGCTTACTCCTGTCTTAGCAGAGCTTTTAGCGGAGCACCAATGCCTATCTCCCGCCGAGCTCGAGAATCATCCTTGTGGCGAGATTTTTATTGATGACACACTGGCAGTAGATGTCTCCTCAACCGCCTTACGAGAGCAGCTACAGAATCCCGCAACGTATGATCTAGCCACAGCATCCATACCATCACATGCACTTGAAATCATCAGTAATCTAGGCTTGTATAAGTAA
- a CDS encoding nucleoside triphosphate pyrophosphatase: MFPFIYLASQSPRRQELLKQIGVKFEMLAPAPGEDSESIEASRPHEKARDYVERVTLAKSAAALERHIERALPWAPILCADTTVSLSGHISGEILGKPFDAVDAERILKLLSGQTHQVLTAIALRISPTSEPVSTVQISEVTFTPLSEDQITKYIASGEAFGKAGAYGIQGLGSAFIESITGSYSGIMGLPLFETAKLFNLAQVTYSLSTSHE, encoded by the coding sequence ATGTTTCCTTTTATCTACCTCGCCTCTCAAAGCCCTCGTCGCCAAGAGCTACTCAAGCAAATTGGTGTTAAGTTTGAAATGCTCGCGCCCGCGCCAGGTGAAGATAGTGAAAGCATTGAAGCCAGTCGCCCTCATGAAAAAGCCCGCGACTATGTTGAGCGTGTCACTTTAGCCAAAAGTGCTGCTGCCCTGGAGCGCCATATCGAAAGAGCCCTACCTTGGGCCCCGATTTTATGTGCTGACACGACAGTGAGTCTCTCAGGCCATATTAGTGGAGAAATTCTGGGTAAGCCGTTTGATGCAGTGGATGCAGAACGCATCCTCAAACTGCTGAGTGGTCAAACCCATCAAGTCCTTACTGCGATTGCCCTGAGAATCAGCCCCACTAGCGAACCCGTCTCAACAGTCCAAATTTCTGAAGTCACCTTTACCCCATTATCTGAAGATCAAATCACCAAATACATTGCCTCTGGTGAAGCCTTTGGTAAAGCCGGTGCCTATGGGATTCAGGGACTCGGTAGCGCCTTCATTGAATCCATTACTGGAAGCTATAGCGGTATCATGGGCCTACCTCTTTTTGAAACCGCTAAGCTATTCAATCTTGCCCAAGTGACATACTCATTAAGCACTAGCCATGAATGA
- the rlmH gene encoding 23S rRNA (pseudouridine(1915)-N(3))-methyltransferase RlmH → MRLTIVSVGHKMPDWVSTASHDYIKRMPADCAIDVKEIKPDLSPAKEAVKILGAIPKGSKIIALDERGKDQTTQQLSKQLASWRQDGLDMTFLIGGADGLDPSLKESAHAMWRLSSLTLPHAMARLILIEQLYRAWTILQGHPYHRE, encoded by the coding sequence ATGCGACTGACGATTGTTTCAGTAGGCCACAAAATGCCGGACTGGGTCAGCACGGCAAGCCATGATTACATCAAACGGATGCCGGCTGATTGTGCGATTGATGTCAAAGAGATTAAACCTGATCTCAGTCCTGCTAAAGAAGCTGTCAAGATCTTAGGGGCGATACCAAAGGGTTCAAAAATCATTGCATTAGATGAGCGTGGCAAAGATCAAACTACGCAACAGCTATCCAAGCAACTGGCTAGTTGGCGCCAAGATGGTTTAGACATGACTTTTTTGATTGGTGGTGCTGACGGTCTGGACCCTAGTCTCAAAGAAAGTGCTCATGCAATGTGGCGACTGTCCAGTCTCACACTCCCACATGCCATGGCCAGACTGATCTTGATTGAACAGCTATACCGCGCCTGGACCATCTTGCAAGGACACCCGTATCATCGAGAGTAA
- the hemF gene encoding oxygen-dependent coproporphyrinogen oxidase, translating into MDTEALKRYFLGLQDRITKTFGELDGKAFITDEWQKPADSKLQGYGRTCILAGGHILEKGGVGFSHVHGKQMPPSATHHRPELAGREFEAMGLSLVFHPHNPHAPTTHMNVRCFIARAEGKEPIWWFGGGFDLTPYYGVDEDCRHFHQTAKDALDPFGQALYPRFKKWCDEYFYLKHREEPRGIGGVFFDDFNELPFEQSFAMTRAVGDAFIEAYLPILKRRYETSFTPAEKAFQEYRRGRYVEYNLIYDRGTIFGLHSGGRTESILMSMPPVVQWHYNWQPEAGSPEAVLYERYLKARDWLL; encoded by the coding sequence ATGGATACTGAGGCCCTCAAAAGGTATTTTTTAGGGCTGCAAGATCGCATTACCAAGACCTTTGGTGAGCTTGATGGCAAAGCCTTCATTACCGATGAATGGCAAAAACCTGCCGATAGCAAGCTTCAGGGTTACGGGCGAACATGCATCCTCGCAGGAGGCCATATCCTAGAAAAAGGTGGAGTTGGCTTTTCTCATGTGCATGGCAAGCAAATGCCGCCCTCAGCAACCCATCACCGCCCTGAATTGGCCGGACGAGAATTTGAAGCCATGGGGCTTTCTTTGGTATTTCATCCTCACAATCCTCATGCACCAACTACCCATATGAATGTGCGCTGCTTCATTGCGCGTGCTGAAGGCAAGGAGCCAATTTGGTGGTTTGGTGGCGGCTTTGACCTAACACCCTACTACGGCGTGGATGAGGACTGCAGACACTTTCACCAGACCGCCAAAGACGCGTTGGATCCATTTGGGCAAGCCCTCTATCCCCGTTTTAAGAAATGGTGTGATGAGTATTTTTACCTCAAGCACCGCGAAGAGCCTCGAGGGATTGGTGGCGTCTTCTTTGATGACTTTAATGAATTGCCGTTTGAGCAGAGCTTTGCCATGACGCGTGCAGTGGGTGATGCTTTCATTGAAGCCTATCTCCCTATTCTGAAGCGTCGTTATGAAACATCCTTCACGCCAGCTGAAAAAGCTTTCCAAGAATATCGTCGTGGACGCTATGTCGAGTACAACCTGATTTACGATCGCGGCACCATCTTTGGACTTCACTCGGGTGGTCGCACAGAATCTATTTTGATGTCTATGCCACCAGTCGTGCAATGGCACTACAACTGGCAACCTGAAGCAGGCTCTCCTGAGGCTGTCCTCTATGAGCGCTATCTCAAAGCCCGAGACTGGTTACTCTAA
- a CDS encoding glycosyltransferase family 2 protein, with the protein MPTLSVIVITRNEEANLGDCLASLEGIAREIVVVDTASQDRTLEIARNYGAIIAEPADWPGFGPQKNRALDLATSEWVLSLDADERLTPALRSEIVTAINHSAQVDCFAIPRLSWYCGRFIRHSGWSPDYVDRLFKRGSARFSDDLVHERLIPNGQVARLKNPMLHYSFMNYSQVLQKIDRYSTASAEQAFAEGKTSSPLKAVLHGAWSFLRTYILRAGFLDGPQGLALAISNGQGTYYRYIKLWQLNKLSRHSDHQGTKE; encoded by the coding sequence ATGCCCACCTTATCTGTCATAGTCATAACCCGCAATGAAGAGGCCAATCTTGGGGATTGTTTAGCCTCCCTGGAAGGCATTGCCCGTGAGATTGTTGTGGTTGATACCGCTAGCCAAGACCGCACCCTAGAAATCGCCCGAAACTATGGTGCCATCATTGCCGAGCCCGCCGATTGGCCTGGTTTTGGCCCCCAAAAGAATCGCGCTTTGGACCTTGCTACCTCTGAATGGGTGCTGTCCCTCGATGCTGACGAAAGACTGACTCCAGCCCTCAGATCCGAGATCGTGACCGCCATCAATCACTCAGCGCAGGTCGACTGTTTTGCCATTCCCAGGCTGTCTTGGTACTGCGGGAGATTTATTCGCCACTCTGGCTGGAGTCCAGATTATGTTGATCGCTTATTCAAGCGAGGTAGCGCCCGTTTCTCAGATGATTTGGTGCATGAGCGCCTGATCCCAAATGGTCAAGTAGCCCGCCTGAAAAATCCGATGCTGCACTATAGCTTTATGAACTACTCCCAAGTTCTGCAAAAGATTGATCGCTACTCCACTGCCTCTGCGGAACAAGCATTTGCTGAAGGCAAAACCAGCAGTCCTCTGAAAGCGGTTTTGCATGGCGCTTGGTCCTTCTTGCGCACCTATATTCTGCGAGCAGGCTTCTTAGATGGTCCACAAGGATTGGCTTTAGCCATTTCCAATGGGCAAGGCACCTACTATCGTTACATCAAGCTGTGGCAACTCAATAAGCTCAGTCGACATTCTGATCATCAGGGTACTAAAGAATGA
- the rng gene encoding ribonuclease G yields the protein MNEEILINITPQETRVALIQQGAVQELQIERTRQRGIVGNIYLAKVARVLPGMQSAFIEIGLERTAFMHVADILQNHSQTQIEKLLFEGQTLLVQVLKDPLGTKGARLTTQLSIAGRNLVYLPPNSNDPSTEKYIGISQRIEEPEEREAIKNRLAGLMPADEKGGIIVRTSAQEASDSELQHDMHYLRTTWENILEAAKIKSAPSLLYQDLSLAERVLRDLAGEETTQIRVDSAENFEKLNTFASSYMPNLLGKLTLHRGERALFDLFDVDAEINKALGRRVDLKSGGYLMIDQTESMTTIDVNTGSYVGARNLDDTVFKTNLEAAQSIARQLRLRNLGGIIIIDFIDMLNKEHQESVLHELKRNLERDHARTSVNDFSSLGLVEMTRKRTRESLAHITCEPCPSCSGKGEVKTPQTICYEILREIVREHRQFNPKEFRIVAAPDVIDLFLEEESQFLARLGDFVAKPIKLQAEASFRQEQYDIVLS from the coding sequence ATGAATGAAGAAATCCTGATTAACATTACTCCGCAAGAAACGCGGGTTGCCCTCATTCAGCAGGGAGCAGTGCAAGAACTTCAAATCGAACGTACTCGTCAGCGCGGGATTGTCGGCAACATTTATCTCGCAAAAGTAGCCCGCGTTCTACCTGGCATGCAATCGGCTTTCATTGAAATTGGTTTAGAGCGTACTGCATTTATGCATGTAGCCGATATTCTGCAAAATCATTCTCAAACTCAGATCGAAAAACTTCTTTTTGAAGGCCAAACCCTGTTGGTGCAGGTCCTTAAAGACCCGCTGGGTACCAAAGGGGCAAGACTCACTACCCAATTAAGTATTGCAGGTCGTAACTTGGTTTATTTGCCCCCGAATAGCAATGACCCCAGCACCGAGAAATACATTGGCATCTCTCAGCGCATTGAAGAGCCGGAGGAGCGTGAGGCAATCAAAAACCGTCTTGCCGGCCTCATGCCCGCCGACGAAAAGGGTGGAATTATTGTGCGTACGAGTGCACAAGAGGCTAGCGATAGCGAGCTACAGCACGATATGCATTATCTGCGGACCACCTGGGAGAATATTCTTGAGGCCGCTAAAATCAAATCAGCGCCCTCCTTGCTCTATCAAGATCTTAGTCTCGCAGAGCGCGTTCTCAGGGATCTGGCTGGCGAGGAGACGACCCAGATTCGGGTAGATTCGGCAGAGAATTTTGAGAAGCTCAATACGTTTGCAAGCAGCTACATGCCAAATCTCTTGGGCAAGCTAACCCTGCATCGTGGCGAGCGCGCCCTCTTTGATCTATTTGATGTCGATGCTGAAATCAATAAAGCACTTGGTCGAAGAGTAGACCTCAAATCTGGTGGCTATCTGATGATTGACCAAACAGAGTCCATGACCACCATCGATGTCAATACGGGTAGCTATGTTGGGGCTCGCAATCTCGATGACACCGTTTTTAAAACCAATCTAGAAGCAGCGCAATCGATTGCACGTCAACTACGCCTCCGCAACCTTGGCGGCATCATCATCATTGATTTCATTGACATGCTGAACAAGGAGCATCAAGAGTCTGTTTTACATGAGCTCAAACGGAATTTAGAGCGTGACCATGCTCGGACTTCGGTAAATGATTTTTCTAGTCTAGGTCTCGTAGAAATGACCCGCAAGCGTACCCGCGAATCTCTGGCTCACATTACTTGCGAGCCTTGCCCCAGTTGTTCTGGCAAAGGTGAGGTGAAGACACCCCAAACGATTTGCTATGAGATTCTGAGAGAGATTGTGCGCGAGCATCGGCAATTTAATCCCAAAGAGTTCCGTATTGTGGCTGCCCCTGATGTGATTGACCTCTTTCTTGAGGAAGAGAGCCAGTTTCTAGCTAGGCTGGGAGACTTCGTGGCTAAGCCCATCAAGCTGCAAGCCGAAGCGAGCTTCCGACAAGAGCAATACGATATTGTTCTTAGTTAA